A region from the Poecilia reticulata strain Guanapo linkage group LG12, Guppy_female_1.0+MT, whole genome shotgun sequence genome encodes:
- the LOC103473979 gene encoding leucine-rich repeat transmembrane neuronal protein 4-like: MGPLLCDGRLTCFLFPLLLLLRAPLLFSFGERTCPNSCRCEGKTIHCDSSGFVEVPENISVGCQGLSLRYNELHTLLPYQFAHLGQLLWIYLDHNQISVVDSRAFQGVRRLKELILSSNRIASLHNSTFHGVPNLRSLDLSYNKLEILQPGQFHGLRKLQNLHLRSNGLSNIPIRAFLECRSLEFLDLGYNRIKALTRTTFLGLQRLMELHLEHNQFSRINFFLFPRLANLRSLYLQWNRIRVVNQGLPWTWYTLQKLDLSGNEIQTLDPAVFHCLPNLQVLNLESNKLSNVSQEAVTAWISLTTISLAGNIWDCGAGICPLVAWLRNFRGSKDTTMICSSPKHLQGEKIMEVTRNHGICEENDYFMTETPSPMPELISDATAEPTFAPTSGLPTTPPTSTFGPLPPFRLRPIPHPTYPGHMSKDTRNTVVRTRPTLISPPAMEHMALHKVVVGSVALFFTMSLILTIIYVLWRRYPGATRLLQQRSMVGRKRRKKSPEPEQNLSSQLQEYYMSYNPAATPEALEVLGNGTGSCTCTISGSRECENEYTCPRPLPGAWLGDVPTIH, encoded by the coding sequence GTCCGCTGCTGTGTGATGGGAGGCTGACGTGCTTTCTTTTCCCTCTGCTCCTGCTCCTGCGAGCTCCCTTGTTGTTCAGCTTTGGCGAGCGCACKTGCCCCAACAGCTGCCGCTGCGAGGGGAAAACCATCCACTGCGACTCCTCTGGGTTTGTAGAAGTCCCRGAAAACATCTCAGTCGGCTGCCAGGGTCTCTCCCTGCGCTACAATGAACTTCACACYCTSCTACCTTACCAGTTTGCTCACCTGGGACAGCTGCTTTGGATATACCTGGACCATAATCAAATTTCAGTCGTCGACAGTCGAGCGTTCCAGGGAGTCCGAAGGCTTAAAGAGTTGATWCTGAGCTCCAACCGGATYGCGTCTCTGCATAACTCAACATTCCATGGCGTCCCCAACCTTCGTAGCCTTGACTTGTCCTACAACAAACTGGAAATCCTGCAGCCGGGTCAATTTCATGGCTTACGAAAGCTGCAAAACCTTCACCTGCGCTCCAATGGTCTCTCCAACATCCCAATTCGAGCATTTTTGGAGTGYAGAAGTCTGGAATTTCTGGATTTGGGCTACAACCGGATCAAGGCTCTCACTCGCACCACCTTCTTGGGATTGCAAAGGCTGATGGAGTTGCATCTGGAGCACAACCAGTTCTCCAGGatcaacttttttctgtttccacgCTTGGCCAATCTGAGATCGCTGTATTTGCAGTGGAATCGCATCAGAGTGGTGAACCAGGGCCTTCCCTGGACTTGGTACACGCTGCAGAAACTGGACCTGTCCGGAAATGAAATTCAGACGCTAGACCCKGCTGTKTTCCACTGCTTACCCAACCTTCAAGTCCTGAACTTGGAATCCAACAAATTGTCCAACGTGTCCCAAGAGGCTGTGACGGCCTGGATCTCACTGACCACTATCAGCCTGGCTGGCAACATATGGGACTGTGGAGCTGGCATTTGCCCCCTGGTTGCCTGGCTGAGAAATTTCCGGGGCAGTAARGACACCACCATGATCTGCAGCAGCCCAAAGCATCTCCAGGGAGAGAAAATCATGGAAGTCACACGGAACCACGGCATTTGCGAGGAGAATGATTACTTCATGACCGAAACGCCATCACCGATGCCGGAGCTAATCTCTGACGCCACGGCTGAACCGACCTTTGCCCCCACCAGTGGTTTGCCAACGACCCCACCAACCAGCACCTTCGGYCCCCTCCCACCCTTCAGACTTCGACCGATTCCTCACCCGACCTATCCAGGCCACATGAGCAAAGACACTAGAAACACAGTGGTTCGCACTCGGCCCACCCTCATATCGCCCCCGGCGATGGAGCACATGGCGCTGCACAAAGTGGTGGTGGGCAGCGTGGCGCTCTTCTTCACCATGTCCCTCATCTTGACCATCATCTACGTGCTGTGGCGGCGCTACCCGGGCGCTACGCGGTTGCTGCAGCAGCGGTCGATGGTGGGACGGAAGCGGCGCAAAAAGAGCCCAGAGCCCGAGCAAAACCTCAGCTCCCAACTCCAAGAGTATTACATGAGTTACAACCCCGCTGCCACACCAGAGGCGCTGGAGGTGCTTGGCAACGGCACTGGTTCCTGCACTTGCACAATTTCTGGCTCCAGGGAGTGTGAG